Below is a window of Quercus robur chromosome 6, dhQueRobu3.1, whole genome shotgun sequence DNA.
GGAGACAGGCTATGAGGTTGACGGAGAAGCTGTGGTCGTCACcgatctacttttttttttttgatagataatcaaaaatctattataaatgagaaaaaaaaaaatgaaaagtacaagaagttcatgatgatgaacaacaagaaGTAAAAGAAACAATCAGCACAGCAAACAGAGGGTAGTCAAGAAACTAAGCTAAGGGAAGACCTAAActtagagagagaagagcaatcagtaaaaccccaacaacAAGACCACTCCAAAAGACTACGTTGGCATAAAACCTTTAACTCATCCAACATCTTCTCCTTGTCCTCAAAGGAACGACAATTTCGTTCCAACCACACAATCCACATTAAGCACCCtagaaccaaattccaaatgtcggaattatgcttcccaagccattGATGCCAACAAGATAACAAACCCGCCACTAAtcctggcataacccaatgaataccaaaAGCCTGAATCATAAAAGTCAATAAAGAATGAGTAACatgacaatgaagaagaaggtggtcTACCGACTCCCCATCacaacaacacatacaacaccaattagCCAAAGGGCAACCCTTAACCATTAGATTATCCAAAGTGAGGATCCAACCATGTGCAACTGTCCACAAAAAGAACGCCACGTGCTTAGGAATCTTTggtttccaaacacccttccaaggaaacaaagaattcGAAGCACCCCGAATCGCATGGTAGTAAGACCGGGTGTCAAACTTACCATCACCTTTTAGCCGCCAGCAAAGAGTATCTCTCCTATCACCCCGAGGAATACAAGTTTGGATAAGctgaagtagaaaaaaaaatgcagccAACTCCCAATCTTCAAAAGCTCTATAAAACTTAAATTTCACACTCTAACAGTACCACCTTTTAGAATCCACAAAACCTCAGAGATACAAGCATCCTTGACCGCTGAACACATAGAGCTCAGGATAGAGATTGTTTAAAGTATTATCACCAATCCACCTATCATGCCAAAAGCGGATACGAGTGCCTTCACCCACTATAAAGGACAGATGCTTAGAAAAGCTCTCCCACCCTTCATTAATGCTTCTCCATAGGCCACACCCATGAGTCCTCCTACAACCATTAGTTCTCCACCCCCCTTGACCTCACCATATTTTGCGGAGATAACTTGCCGCCAAAGATGGGTAACTTCATGACCATATCTCCACAGCCATTTCTCTAATAAAGCTTGATTAAATGGCACCACACTTCTTATCCCCAAACCACCCATCTCAAGGGGTAAGCACAccttttcccaagccaccaaaggatATTTGAAACTCCCCTCAAAAAACCCCCAAAGAAAATTCCTCTGAATACTTTCCAATCTAGCAGCCACAGTTTTAGGAatagtaaaaagagataaaaagtaTGTTGAGAGACTTGAGAGAATACTGTTTAGTAACATGAGCCTACCACCCTTAGATAAATAGACACTTCACTCAGATAGTTTCTTCTCCACTTTCTCCAAAATAAGATTCCAAATCGATGCTGTCTTAAAAGAAGTTCCCAATGGCATCCTCAAGTATTTCATAGGCAAACTGCCCACTCTACATTGAAGAATATTAGCCAATGCATCTAGATTATTCACCTCCCCAACCGGGACAATCTCACTTTTCCCGACATTGACCTTCAAACCCGTAAAAGCCTGAAAACAAGACAACACCAACCTTATGGACAGCAGCTGATCCCTAGAGGTATCGCAAAATAAGATAGTGTCATCAGCAAATAGCAGATGGGAAATACGCACACCAACGAAGTTCACAGCTCCCACATGAAAACCCCGAATAAGATTACACTCCTCTGTCTTTTTCAAGAGTCTACTTAAAACCTCCATTATCAAGAGAAACAAAAGCAGGGATAGTGGGTCCCCTTGTCTCAACTCACGAGAGCTTCCAAAAAATACCTTCAAGGGATCCATTTACCAGGACTGAAAAACGGACAGACATAACACAAGCCTTAATCCACCCCCTCCATTTCAACCCAAAACCCATCCAgcccaacaaataaaacaaGGCCTCCCAGTTCACGTGGTCATAAGCTTTTTCAATATCAAGCTTGCAAACCACACCCGGTATTCTGCTCTTTAACCTGTTATCCAGGCATTCATTTGCAATAAGCACTGGATCTAGAATCTGCCTTCTGCCAACAAACAAATTTTGAGTCTCAAAGATGAGATTATCCAAAACCACCCTCAACCTATTAGCCAACACCTTGGACAACAGCTTGTATACACTACCCACCAAACTAATGTGGCAAAAGTCCTTAATGTTTACGGCATTACACTTCTTAGGAATTAAAGTGAGGAACGAAGCATTTATAGACCGTTCAAACACAGAGTACCGATGAAAGTAATCAAAAAAACCCATGCCATCCTTTTCCACAATACTCCAACATTTGTGAAAAAAAGCCATGGTGAAACCATCAGGACCAAGGGCTTTATCACCCTTCATCTCCCTTAATACCTGGATGACTTCCTCCTTCGTGAACTCCTCTAAGGATAACCGCTCCTCCTCTTCAATACAAGCAAAATCTAACCCATCCATAGTAGGATGCCCCACCTCAGTTTCCTTATACAACCCTTGATAAAAGAGAACTAACTGAGAGCGTACATTAGACTCATCCTCATAAAGAACACCATCCACCTCAATCCTTTTAATTTGATTAGCATTTCTATAAGAGTTTGCTAATCTATGAAAGAACTGAATATTATTATCGCCCTCCTTCACATACAAGGCCCGAGACTTTTGTCTCCAGAAAGTCTCCTTAAGAGAAGTCAACTGTTCTATCTCCTTTGAGTTGAAGGCGACGAATTTGTTCCTCATTTGAAAGACCCACCAACTCCTCTCTCACATCTAAACCCATCAACTCAGTGAGCATGTTCTTCTTCCTAAAAGCCAAATCACTAAACTCCTCCCTATTCCACTTTTTCAAATCTACTTTCAAAGCCTTCAATTTTTCTGAGAGCCCGCAAAACTATATCCATCCCACCATTgcttaactttatcaacaaaGTCCTCTACTTTCAacaacatattttcaaatttaaaggcACTTCGACCACGTCAAACAACACCAGCTTCCAACAAAAGGGGGCAATGGTCTGAAAGAACACGAGGAAGCAACCGTTGGGATACATTCTCAAAGTGCTCCTCCCAATCAAGAGAAACCAAAGCCCTATCAATTCTTGACATAGAGGGAAGACCAGAATCTCTAAACCAAGTGAAGGAGGCCCCCTCTAAAGGTAAATCCACTAAAGAATTGTTCTCTATAAAATCCGAGAATGCAAACATAGCAAGGCTAAAAGACTCACAGCCAAGCCTTTCACTTGGGTACCTGATAATATTGAAATCCCCTACTAGACACTATGCCATGGGCCACCTGGCACGCACTTGTGATAACTCCTCCCACAAAGTAGACCACTGTCCATTGTCAATAGGGCCATACACACCTGTACAAGCCCAAACAAAGTCATCCACCACTCCTCTCAATAATACACTGACAGAAAATTGTCCTACAATTACATCCAACTTCTCAAAGACCCTCTTATCCCAAATCAGCAAGACCCCTCCCGAAGTCTGCACAGCATCCAAAACAGAACAATCAATGAAAGGGCTACCCCATAAACTCCGAACAAAAGCAACATCGATAGAAGATACTTTCGTTTCTTGAAAACATACAATATCACACTTCCACTCTTTTAGAAGATTCTTACAAACCTCTCTCTTCCGGAGATTGTTAAGCCCCCTTACATTCCAAGAAAGTAGTCGTAAAGTCATTTAAAACTACCAACAACCCCCAAAGCAGTCGAGAAGCTCTACTCCTGATCTACGCCCTACAGTGGTAGCTGACTTGCCGATCTCAACATAGATGAAGGACTAAGGGCCTCGGCTGAGGAGTGTGTGTGTTGTGTGAGATTCAATCCCAGAATAGAGGCAAGCAAAATTTTAGGGCTTTTTAGCACAAGATCAACGGTAAGTGCTTATCCAAATGTCAAAATCctgagcttctttttttttttttaatgatatgcCATGTCCACCATGTCGAAGCagtgtcaaaattcaaaaaataaaaaagacgaGACACCTTTCGGACACGGAATTTTGGGCGTGTCCTACCAATACTTGTGTCCGACACATGTCAAACATGGGTACTAGGCCAAAAACACCGTGTCCGTGCAACATAGCTCCAATCAAGGAGagtacgaaaaaaaaaaaaaaaaaaaaaaaagacttaatgtCAAGAATAGACTGTTCACAATCCTCAAAGCATCAAGAATTCCGCTCCCGTCATAAGCACGAAAACAAACAATGTGGCACCAACCTCCATAAATCTATATTTTGATATCTACCAAACTTGCCCTGCCAAGAAGCTAACAACTCGCCAACTTTATATGGCATAACCCAATgtataccaaacaaacaaaaaaccataGACCACAACTCATATGCTATAgtacaatgaagaagaaggtgatcCACCTATTCACCACACCTTTTACACATTAAGCACCACTCTAGCACTGCCATATGCCTCTTCCAAAGATTATATGTAGTTAAGATCTTACCTAAGGCAACAGTCCAAGAAAAGAATGCTATTCTAGGAGGAACCTTCGATTGCCACACCATTTTCCAAGGAAAATCAATGACAGAAGGAGATAAAGAGTGATAGAAACCTCAAAACCTCTACTCAATACTAGCTTCCAACAAAGTTTGTCAGCACCAACACCCCGCACATGTCTTCATCgttgtttgttgttgttatggAGGCAGTTAGCAAAGTGATGGATAAGGCAATGACGGAAGGTTGATTGTCTGGATTTAGTGAGTACCTCAACAAGTGATCACTTACAGGTAATGCATCTTCTCTTTGCAGATGATACGTTGGTTATGTGCAATGCTGATATTGACCAGATGTTGTTTTTGCGCCTGATTTTGTCATGGTTTGAGATTGTATTGGGattgaaaattaatttggaCACGTCTGAACTAGTTCCTATGGGAGTGGTTCCAAATTTCGAGATGCTAGTAGATGTGTTGGGTTATAACCAGGGCTCACTTCCTATGAAATATTTAGGCCTTCCATTGAGTGCAAAATGGAAAGATAGAGCAGTTTGGAATCCCATCATTAAGAAGGTGGGAAGGAGGTTAGCGGGATGGAAAAGATTGTATCAATCCAAAGGGGGGAGACTTACCCTCATAAAAAGTACTTTATACAATTTACCTACATATCCCCTCCTCCTTTTCCCAATTTTGGTAGATATAGCATATCGTATAGAACAACTTCAACGAAATTTTCTTTGGGGTGGTCTGGGAGATGATTCTAAACATCACTTGGTGAATTGGTCCAAGGTATGCTCTCCTATCCAGTCTGGGGGTCTAgcaattcaaaatttgagatACTTTAATGAAGCGCTATTGGGAAAATGGTTGTGGAGATTTGGGTATGAGAGAGAAGCGTTATGGAGAAGGGTAATAAGGATTAAATATGGAGTTGAGGAGGGAGATTGGTGCTCTAATTTTGTTCCAGACTCCTATGGGGTGAGTTTGTGGAAAACTATTAGTAGTGATTGGTCTACTTTTTCTCGCTACATTCAGTTTCAGATTGAAGACGctagagtgaaattttggcaTGATGTCCGATGTGGGATAATCCTTTGAGGACGTGTTTTCCATATTTATTCAAAATCAATAATGATAAGGAGGCTTATGTGGCTAATCTCATGCAATTTCCTAACGGGGTTCTTTTTTGGGACTTGAAATTCTTGCGAGAAATTCATGATAGGGAATCAGATTCtgtcttttttttgggatgttaTATATGGAGTCTCGTTGAGAGGCATTGGTGAGGATAAGATGTGTACACCTGCTAAGAACAAGGGCTTTGAGGCAAGCAGTTATTATCAGGCTTTGTTGGGTGTATGCACTCAGTCCTTCCCTTGGAGAAGTATTTGGAAGTAGAAGGTTCCTTCCAAAGTCGCattttttgtttggactgcAGCTTTAGGAACTATCTTGACTATTGGTAATTTACGTAAGAAGGTGCTGATTCtagattggtgttatatgtgcaaaagTAATGGAGAATTGATAGACAATCTTTTACTACATTGTCCTATTGTTTATGAGTCGTGGTCTATAGTGTTCACCTTGTTTGGTATCTACTGGGAGATGCCAAAGAATGTGGTTGAGCTCCTTGCATGTTGGCAAGGAAATCTTGGTCATCATCGTAATGGTGTTATTTGGATGGCTGTCCCTCACTGTTTGATTTGGTGCATTTGGCGAGAGAGAAAAAACTAGTGTTTTGAAGATTCTGAAAggactataactgatttaaaacttttcttctttaaaactctatcgGATTGGATGTCTATCATAGGAAGTCATTCTATTTTTTCAATCTATGATTTGATGGATGCTTGtcatttatgtttttgattatttttgtcCCCTGCTGTATACTTCCTATATACTTGGGTGACTCattattatgtttttgaataaaattttctttacctatcaaaaaaaaaaaaaaaaaaaacaccctgcACATTCGTGGAATAAAGCACATCCCAAAAAAGATCCAAGGATACTAACTCCCAATCCTGCGGTGGATGACAAAACTGAATGTCCCAATGCAGCCTCCCATCAGAGAACCGCATAACCTCCAACACTAAAGACTCCCTTGTCCGACCAATACTATACAATTCTGGAAATGCTTCCTTAAGAGAACAATCCCTACACCATTCATCCTCCCAAAACTTTACCCTAGTACCATCACCCACATTCTCAAGATCAATATAAACCATATGTAGATCTATACAAGCTTCCCTATATGTTACATTAGAgatctaaaagaaaataacttcCATAATAGATCACCCTGGCATAAAACCAAATCCATTTCCcaatattgttgtttcatgCATATGTTCAATCACTCTCTCCCTAATCTTCATAATGCGACTCATAACATTAATTTCACAGCATTTTATACAGTTTTAAATATCTCCTTTGTTCTAGTGAGTGTTTCTCCTCCAATCATTAAGCATTTTGTTAACATTTAACATCTTATGGAAAAAACTTTGTCAACCAGCATACAACCACATAACCCAAGAAATTCCACACTTAATGGAAATTTCATGAGGTTCCACAACTTATACCAATTTCATCCTCCTTAATGCATCCTTTACCTCAATTATCATAATTCTTCAAGCAAACCTACAATTTCTATCCTTAATTGGGTTATGCAATTCGCTCCAACTTCTAGTATCGCTTCCATTAAAATGTTTATCAAAATACTTTTTCCATCTCTCTTTAATCTCCTCTTTCTTTAAAAACACTCTTTGATCTTTATCTTCAATGCACTTGACACAATTCAAGTCTCTTCTTTACTCTTGACACAATTCAAGTTTCTGAATATTCTTTTCCACATCCTTTGTCCCcaacttataattttattttattttttgatgacatGGAACCACCAAACCCTTCACAACAGTTCTTACTTGTAGGCTTCAACTACAACTCATTACTCCTTTAGGTTTTTGATTCCCCAATGTGGGCATATTGGATATAAGGCAAGTTCTAGCCACTGGAGTTTGTCAAATAGAATTACAAGCAGCAAATCTAAAAAGAAGACCACAAGTTATAACCTAGGAAACACGGACACTTCATTTGGGATACCATACCCATGTTGTATCCGTGTTATACCCACGTCATACCAGTGGTGTCATACCAGCCTTgtcatgttttaatttttcagaaattgcTCATATCATTGTGTTGTACCCATGCTCGTGTCTGTGTTACTCAGATTATAACCTATAGGGGTTGAAAAACTTGAATCATTAAAGTTCTATGTGGCCTGCCTCAATTTAGTAGTCCCTAAAGATTTGGAatacacatttttcaaaattccttaatctataattttaaatcaataCTTAACGCTTGGTACATTAAAATTTATCACTGTCACTAAAACTTCAGTACGCTAATGGTGAAGATAAACTAGCTTtctacatttcttttttttcttattcctCAAATGTTCAATTACATTTTATAATGAAACGGACCAACAATTTTACAAGGCagtcaaatgaaaattttacgaataattataaaaaaatagagggCAAGATTCTTGGAAACCAAACAGAAAAAGAGCAAAAGTAATAACCCTACCACCGGACTGCGTTTTCGCATGCAATTTGTTCAAACGCTCCTCCCTCACGACCCTACATATCTTCGCATAAACCCTATCTCCGCTCGGTGCAGTCACCGGAATACAATCTCCGTCGATCTGCGACGCGTACCTGGACACGATCTTCTCCTCTTGTTCCTCCACCACAGGACTCGGCTCCCGTGCTGGCGGCGGCGAGTAGCGCAGCCAATCCTCCTCGTCGGGCACCGGCTCCGGCTCCAGGACGTCAATTCTGGACCGTTTATCATCCGAGGGAGCAGTGTTTTCTGTTGTGGAGGCATGGAGGCCGTCCGATCGATGACGCTTGTGGCCGTTGGTTTGAGTTTCAGAGATAAGTGGCGGATCTGTAGGCGACGAAGGTGAAGGTGGTTGAGGTTCTTCTTGTTGTGGGTAGGGTTCCGGTGGTTCGAGGTCTGGGTAGTCGTCTTCGTAGAGGTGAGAGTTGGATTCAAGGGATTCAAGCTCTTCTGGGAGAGGAATGTCCATTTCCATGTCCATTGGTGGATTGAGAGGTGGCTTTGAGTAACAgtatgtgtgtgagagagatagagaaataCTAATAAACAGGGTATGCCAAATTGGCAATGCCTTTCTATATTACTAACAGTGCTTTTGgcgccctcaaaaaaaaaaaacagtgctTTTGGCGGGAAAGTGAAGGGAAGCGCAGAGGCGAGGGCTAcaaagggtccgtttggattgagtttatttttgctgaaactgaaaactgaaactgaaaatactgtagcaaaataatttttaaatgtgtaaataatatcgtgggacccatttttaatgaaaaagttgataaaaagtggaatttgtgggtccgtgaacagtgcacaaatgcactgttcacagtggacttggtcaaatagtgcggctgagagaaaaaaaaaaaaaaaaaaaaaaactggaaaacgCAGCCACAAATTCAGCAACtttcagtgcaatccaaacgcaCTCAAAGAGTTCCCCTAGTTCCCAAATTACCCTCGCAGTACTATTTAGATGACAAAAATGCCTCTGCTCAATCTCAATAGAAGCTATGTTTAGCtccatgtaaaatattttccgagtataaaatacttttaggtgaaaattttttatgtaaaggaaaacattttcttcTATTTGACTATATTGTGGTAATGATTATACTTTTGACAGACTGatggagagagaaagactgAAGCATtcggaagaagaagaggatacCTTAGTTTGCAGCACCAAAAAGTTCAAAGATAGTCATCGTTTACATGAGACGAATGCGAATGGATCGGGGATCAAAATGGGGAGCTATAAGGATAAGTTGGTGGGTGCAATTCCTGGAGCATTCGCACAAGTGTTTGGCTTTGATAGTTCAATGCAAGAGGATTTGGAGTCTGATAATGAAGAGGAAAACGATCAGGATAGCAGCATTAGAATTGGTTTTACCAAAGAAGAGAAGGTCCGTATGAGAGCACCATGGCAAAAAGCTCTCATCATCAAAACCTTTAGGAGGAGAATGGTGTTTTCCTTCCTTGTCGAGAGGGTGCAAAAAATGTGGAATCCGTGTGGTGGTATGGACTGCATAGATTTGGGTTATGATTACTTGTGAAATTTGAGTTAGCTGGAGATGTGGACTCTATCCTTATATGTGGTCCTTGGTTTATTGGTTAGCATTTTCTTGCTATCAGACAGTGGGAACCAGAGTTTAAGGCTTCCACAGCAACTCTCTCTTTGGTAGCAGTATGGATAAGACTACCAGAGTTGCCCATTGAATTTTATGAACCTAGCGCACTCCTAAAGATTGGGAGAGCTATTGGCCCAATCCTTAGGATTGATTCTCACACAGCTAATAGGGAAAGGGGTAGGTTTGCCAGATTATGTGTGCAAGTTAACTTGGATAAGTTGTTGGTAAGGAAGCTTTATCTTGGCAAGCTTGCGCAATGTGTGTTCTATGAAGGAATTAATACTCTCTGTTTCTCGTGTGGAAGGATTGGCCACAAGATTGAAACGTGTCCATACACCGTTAGAGAGCAACCCAAGGAGCAGAGTATGGATAGGAGTGATGGGCAAACTGAGATGCAAAGTGCCCAAGGGGCGAACGGgttgaaggaaaaggaaaaatcacaACAGGAGTACGGTGAGTGGATGGTTGTTAACAGGAGGAAAGCTAACAATAGAGCATGGCCAATGTAGTGCGCACAGGTGATGAGACAAACGGTGGATGTCCAGCTGATGCAAACGTCCATAGCTACCACAGCTAAGCCTAGTGTAGCGGGTCAGAATAGGAGAGATGGCAAGAGAAAATCTCTGCACACGCAACCCGTCGTGTCACAGAGAAAGACCAACATGATGGTAACGTCCAATCTCAGCCAACCAAAAATTGGTAAGGGTGCTAAAGGTAAGGGCGTGCGTGCCAAAACAAACCAGAAAACAACTAATTCAGTTGGATTACAACCCAATGGGGTGGGCCCGAGCAATAAGAgtgggatttttgtttttaggtcTGAAATAGAGCAAGGCCCATTTTGTTTTTCAAGCTCTTTTAACCAACGTTTTAAAAACCAGACCGGACCGACCGTTTCAACCGGGAACCGAACCTTAATCCAGTCCGGTTACTAGTTAAAAttggaaatgaaagaaaaaccgGATGAATAGTGAAAATTGTCGGTTCAATCGGCATAACTGGAAACCGATGCAGTTAAACCGGTTTTTTGCATTTCTTCCTAAATACTTCAACtgttaacccaaaaaaaaattaaaaaattaaaaagagagatgTTATTTCAGATttaagaagagagattttgattttgaaaatgctCTCTCAAGTATGAAGTGGTGAAGCCTAAGACACTTACAGTAAACCAAAAACATTAGATTTACTTTACTTACCTTTtgctcaaaagaaaataaaaaaaaaatcagatttattatattatgttgagaaagaatcaaagaagCCCAAAGATAAGCAGATTTGTAATGAGCTGTCTGCTTCAATTGAGACTTATTTTTTGCTACTCTTGCGTCTTGCCTGTCTACTTCAGCTGAGGCTTATTTTGGCTTATTTTTTGCTGCTCTTGCATCTTGCCTGTCTGCTTCAGCTGAGGCTTATTTTTTGCTGCTCTTGTGTCTTGCACTGCACATATTCAcgccagagagagagagagagtattgaagaaagagatgaaaagcaaaaagcaaaaagtgAGGTGGGTACTATTGTTGTCTGTTGTACCAAAACGTGTGGATGTAATTTCAAAATGTGTGGTTGTTGGGAATCTTGGGATATGTAGAATCAAGAATGTGTGGAGGGGAAAAAATATCAAATGGGCAATGATATTGTTACTCATGGTGcacttactttttgttatttgaaaggttaaaaaataactaaaatattttatagtagaCTTGTAGGCTGTGAGtgtttgtatatgttttttttttttttttttggttgaattgtGTTCAATGGTGTCTAAAAGTTGATAAGCCAAAGTTTAATGTTTTACTATTGTTTAATCTTTTTAGTTAAAATgattagttataaaattatttatttatttttataattattaattaaattatttatgacgtcaCCGGTTCGACTAGAAAACCGATAATCAGTCCCTTTTTCGGTTCTTTCAccgtaccggtttttaaaaccatgctttTAACCTAAAAGTAAACCCAAAGGATAAAATTATTCCAACGAGAAAGGAAAACACAATCTTTAAGCATTCTAGTAGCTATGATGGAAGGCAAGGAGAACTGGGGGATTTTTTACAAGGGAAAGGTGATTCCGGTGGGCGACGAAACAATACAGTGGATAAAACAAGATCCAACAGAGGTGTGGGGCTGGTTTGAAACCAATTTGATGGTGGCGTGGAAGAACCTGTATACGTTAACAAAGAGAAGCAAACAGTTGGGTTATCTGCCATTGAAGGACGAGGCATGGATCACAACTCCGAACCCATGGTGGAGATTCTTGACAGATCAGCCTCCAATTCCGGTGCCTTCGATGACAAACTCAGGGCCATCAGCAATAGGATCCGACATGCAGAACTCGGAAAAATCTCTGTCAGAAGCGAAGGCGAAGTGGACGGAGCTAGTGACTTCAGTAAGGAAGATATTGCACACCAACTTGGTGGAATGTTCGTTGATGGGCAATCTACACAGGGTGAAACTGATTCAATTTGCCGGGTCTGAGATAAGTGGCACGAACCTAGCCAAGGCAATGCAAGAGGCTTTGGGGATAATCAAGCATTCGGTGACTCTAATCCGAGGGATTTAGGAGTCGAGGAAAGAGATGTTAGAGGTATGGAGGTTGAGAGACACTGAAGATTCTTCTTCTCTGTCTTATTTCGATGCTTACTGTACTCCATATAAAATGATGAATATACTAATGTGGAACTGTAGGGATGCTATGAAACCCCAATTCAAAAAGACGGTTATGGATTTGGTGGAATGGCATTCACCGATTCTCATGGTGATCACAAAAACTAGGATAAGTGGTGCAAGGGCAGATGAGATTATTGAGGCCCTCCCTTTTGATGGGCATGTGGTGTCTGATACAATTGGATTTGTAGGAGGAATATGGATGCTCTGGCGATCAGATTTGGTTCAAGTGGATGTCTTGGCATCTACAGAGCAGGAGATTCATACTTTGATTCGGGTAAGATCTCAAACTCTTAGCTAGTTAATTAGTGCTATTTATGCCAGTCCTCGATTTGAGGAAAGGTGCATTTTATGGAATAATCTTAGGATACTAGCTAATATGCATGATCTACCTTGCGCCCTTATAGGGGGTTTTAATGAAGTTCTGTTTGATGATGAGAAGTTTGGGGGGAATCCAATTTGTCAGAGAAGGGTTAGAGCTATTAAAGAATGTATGGATGATTACAATATGATGGACCTTGGGTTTTCGGGTCCAAAATATACTTGGACAAACAAGAGGGAACTGGGTAACTTAATTCAATGCAGACTTGACAGATGTTGGGTTAATCCAAGTTGGAAAGATTTTTATACGGAAGCTAATGTCATCCACTTAGCTAGGGTAAATTCCGATCATTGCCCTTTATTACTTAATTTGAATCCACTATTGGGTTCCATTGTTGACAGGCCTTTTAGATTTCAGACCATTTGGTTGAGCCACCATGATTTTCCAATTGTTGTGAGGGATGCTTAGGCTGgtaggtggggggggggggaatttaGTCGAGGCAATTACTAATTTCACGACCAAAGCCCAAAGATGGAACAGAGAAGTGTTTGAGAATGTTTTcgtaagaaaaaagaagattttggCTAGGCTGTTAGGT
It encodes the following:
- the LOC126690089 gene encoding uncharacterized protein LOC126690089, translating into MGSYKDKLVGAIPGAFAQVFGFDSSMQEDLESDNEEENDQDSSIRIGFTKEEKVRMRAPWQKALIIKTFRRRMVFSFLVERVQKMWNPCGGMDCIDLGYDYLQWEPEFKASTATLSLVAVWIRLPELPIEFYEPSALLKIGRAIGPILRIDSHTANRERGRFARLCVQVNLDKLLVRKLYLGKLAQCVFYEGINTLCFSCGRIGHKIETCPYTVREQPKEQSMDRSDGQTEMQSAQGANGLKEKEKSQQEYGEWMVVNRRKANNRAWPM